The Syntrophobacterales bacterium genome includes a window with the following:
- a CDS encoding cytochrome c family protein, translated as MMKIKVKNKKLDIKMISELMFKNRLFNYAMQKISLSSIILVFASVFATTFCDVSWAQEKTPTKTMSIKAEGAKMAAVPFSHQTHADKDRITCNICHHKAKEGKQYKKCVDCHSLKDTNNDAPAAKDAFHKQCQNCHKEIMKKCNECHKK; from the coding sequence ATGATGAAAATAAAGGTAAAAAATAAAAAACTTGACATTAAAATGATATCAGAGCTAATGTTTAAAAATCGTCTTTTTAATTATGCCATGCAAAAGATATCTCTTTCGTCTATCATTTTGGTTTTTGCATCTGTTTTTGCCACCACCTTTTGCGACGTAAGTTGGGCGCAGGAAAAGACACCCACCAAAACAATGTCCATCAAAGCGGAGGGAGCTAAAATGGCGGCCGTTCCATTCTCCCACCAGACTCATGCGGACAAGGACAGGATCACCTGCAACATCTGCCACCACAAGGCAAAGGAAGGCAAACAATACAAGAAGTGTGTGGACTGCCATTCCCTGAAAGACACGAATAACGACGCTCCAGCCGCAAAAGATGCATTCCATAAGCAATGCCAAAACTGTCATAAAGAAATCATGAAGAAATGCAATGAATGCCACAAAAAATAA
- a CDS encoding cytochrome c biogenesis protein ResB translates to MNATKNKKNMTGPVPFHGVTGKIYGFLASLKFTILLFSLIATGSVFGTAIRQRVSLEEYLSAYSEHTVRLIKFFGLDDVYHSTWFYSLLVLFLINLILCTVQRLSRFMKIMRSELVLPDEKSLSAMELSFVIETERSRDMEQWIDKSYRRVMSSAKEMVYEKGILSRYGVFTIHLSIVFILLGGFADTMLGYKGYMVLTKGEAKDRIVTRGENTVERTFNFTLKCKNFKVAFYPGGEPKDYVSTVEVIENGKIVMEKDVRVNDPLNYKGIRVYQSSYGRAPSFLFNISGENVILKERETFSKDQLFLMVVRFESQIHGLGPGVLIGYLDKGEPKTAWFFKNAGRMQERNLNGVDIRLENIAEEFYTGLEVSKDPGVWIVWTGFVLMLFGLYVNFFTYYRQIFMRRRATDIIVAGFAPKGKEAFREEFARLKAMADGSES, encoded by the coding sequence ATGAATGCCACAAAAAATAAAAAGAATATGACCGGCCCGGTTCCTTTTCACGGCGTAACGGGCAAGATATACGGTTTTTTAGCTTCTCTTAAGTTCACCATACTTCTCTTCTCGCTGATCGCGACCGGTTCTGTTTTTGGAACTGCGATCAGACAGAGAGTCTCGCTGGAGGAGTATCTCTCTGCATACTCGGAACACACGGTAAGATTGATAAAATTTTTCGGCCTTGACGACGTGTACCACTCCACATGGTTTTACAGTCTTTTGGTCCTCTTTCTTATTAATCTCATTCTTTGCACCGTGCAGCGCCTCTCTAGGTTTATGAAGATCATGCGCTCCGAATTGGTACTGCCTGACGAAAAGAGCCTCTCGGCTATGGAATTGTCGTTCGTCATAGAGACGGAAAGAAGCCGGGATATGGAGCAGTGGATCGACAAATCATACCGGCGCGTTATGTCTAGCGCAAAGGAAATGGTTTATGAAAAGGGGATTCTGTCCCGCTACGGGGTCTTTACCATCCATTTAAGTATCGTCTTCATTCTTCTAGGAGGATTTGCAGATACCATGCTCGGCTACAAGGGCTACATGGTGCTCACTAAAGGCGAAGCGAAAGACCGGATCGTCACAAGGGGCGAAAATACCGTGGAACGTACCTTCAATTTTACCCTGAAATGCAAAAACTTTAAAGTTGCCTTCTATCCAGGCGGAGAGCCAAAAGACTATGTGAGTACCGTCGAGGTGATTGAGAACGGGAAGATTGTAATGGAAAAAGATGTCCGGGTCAACGATCCTCTGAACTACAAAGGGATCCGTGTGTATCAGTCGAGCTATGGACGGGCGCCTTCATTCCTCTTTAATATTAGTGGAGAAAATGTTATTTTAAAGGAGCGTGAAACCTTCAGTAAAGACCAGTTATTCCTCATGGTGGTCAGATTCGAGAGCCAAATCCATGGTCTTGGGCCGGGAGTTCTTATCGGGTATCTCGACAAAGGGGAACCCAAGACTGCGTGGTTTTTCAAGAATGCGGGGAGAATGCAGGAAAGAAATCTTAACGGTGTCGATATAAGACTGGAGAATATTGCAGAAGAGTTTTATACAGGACTTGAAGTGTCGAAAGACCCAGGGGTATGGATCGTATGGACCGGATTTGTCCTCATGCTCTTCGGCCTTTATGTAAATTTCTTTACTTATTACAGACAGATATTCATGAGAAGAAGAGCAACGGATATAATTGTGGCAGGGTTTGCGCCCAAAGGCAAAGAGGCATTCAGGGAAGAGTTTGCTCGTCTGAAAGCGATGGCGGACGGCAGTGAATCATAA
- a CDS encoding cytochrome c biogenesis protein produces MNHKILGLVTLLYLLICVIHLLYFAVKKEKIMAVVWLTIYITFGLHTLGLISRWMESYNAGIGHVPLSNFYESLIFFAWCVSFVLIIMKKRLPYPVITGLTSLMSLFLMGYASLSPTVQRTIQPLVPALQSNWLHIHVITCFLAYAAFSVSFIASLLYLAKWKSIVPPREILDEINYRSIIVGFPMLSAGILTGAVWAHYAWGAYWSWDPKETWSLITWIIYAIYLHVRLVRGWKGKKIALVSIIGFLSVIFTYFGVNFILSGLHSYAT; encoded by the coding sequence GTGAATCATAAAATACTGGGGCTAGTAACTCTTCTCTATCTTCTCATTTGTGTGATCCATCTCCTCTACTTTGCCGTAAAAAAAGAGAAAATCATGGCCGTCGTGTGGCTGACCATCTACATCACCTTCGGTCTTCACACTCTCGGGCTTATATCCCGCTGGATGGAATCCTATAATGCGGGAATAGGTCATGTGCCTCTCTCGAATTTTTACGAATCCCTCATTTTCTTTGCATGGTGCGTCTCCTTCGTCCTCATAATAATGAAAAAACGGCTTCCCTACCCGGTGATCACGGGGTTGACGTCCCTTATGTCCCTATTCTTAATGGGTTATGCGTCCCTCTCCCCCACAGTACAGAGGACTATTCAACCTCTCGTGCCTGCTCTGCAGAGTAACTGGCTCCACATCCATGTGATTACGTGTTTTCTCGCTTATGCGGCGTTTTCAGTCTCTTTCATAGCAAGTCTCCTCTATCTCGCAAAATGGAAAAGTATAGTCCCCCCAAGAGAAATCCTGGATGAAATTAACTACAGAAGTATTATTGTTGGATTTCCAATGCTAAGTGCTGGTATACTAACTGGTGCCGTGTGGGCCCATTACGCTTGGGGCGCTTATTGGAGTTGGGACCCGAAGGAAACATGGTCCTTGATTACGTGGATAATATATGCCATATATCTGCATGTACGGCTCGTAAGAGGGTGGAAAGGCAAAAAAATTGCTTTGGTATCGATTATCGGTTTTTTGAGTGTCATTTTTACCTATTTTGGAGTAAATTTTATACTGTCAGGATTACATAGTTACGCAACATGA
- a CDS encoding phosphoribosylformylglycinamidine synthase subunit PurQ translates to MIKIRKPQKPKSLVLFGNGINCEYETAYTHRLVGFKPDFLHINDLMGNPRIIHSYSFINLPGGFLDGDDLGAAKAQAVRWKYQVIGDTGKRFIDEVVKFVGDGKIVLGICNGFQLLIKTGLLPGFSSTDETQPATLTFNDSGKFEDRWVNLKVNPLSNCIFTRNMETVYLPVRHGEGKFVTDSADNLAKAQKGGHVALQYIDESGCITMAYPHNPNGSVEAIAGICDTTGRIFGLMPHPEAYVTYTQHPRWTREKLEKEGDGLKVFRNAFNYTMENR, encoded by the coding sequence ATGATAAAAATAAGGAAACCGCAAAAACCTAAAAGCTTAGTTCTGTTCGGAAACGGCATTAACTGCGAATACGAGACAGCATACACCCATAGACTTGTGGGGTTCAAGCCTGATTTCCTCCACATTAACGACCTTATGGGTAACCCCCGCATCATACATAGCTATTCGTTTATCAATCTACCCGGGGGATTTCTTGACGGAGACGATCTTGGGGCTGCCAAGGCACAGGCTGTAAGATGGAAGTATCAGGTAATCGGCGATACCGGAAAAAGATTTATTGATGAAGTGGTAAAATTCGTGGGCGATGGCAAGATTGTGTTAGGTATCTGCAACGGGTTTCAGCTTCTGATAAAAACAGGTTTGCTTCCAGGCTTCAGCAGTACTGATGAAACTCAACCAGCAACGCTCACCTTCAACGATTCAGGAAAGTTTGAAGACAGGTGGGTGAACCTCAAAGTCAACCCCCTTTCCAATTGCATTTTCACAAGGAACATGGAGACCGTGTATCTCCCAGTGAGACACGGAGAGGGCAAATTCGTCACGGATAGTGCCGACAACCTCGCAAAGGCGCAGAAGGGAGGCCATGTGGCTCTGCAGTACATTGACGAAAGTGGATGTATTACCATGGCCTACCCCCATAACCCAAACGGTTCCGTTGAAGCCATTGCCGGTATTTGTGACACGACAGGAAGGATATTCGGACTCATGCCCCATCCGGAAGCCTACGTCACCTATACGCAACATCCTAGATGGACACGGGAGAAACTAGAGAAAGAAGGAGACGGTCTGAAAGTATTCAGAAATGCGTTCAACTAT